One segment of Candidatus Aegiribacteria sp. DNA contains the following:
- the deoC gene encoding deoxyribose-phosphate aldolase, with protein MTRAELASMIDHTLLRPDAGPFDIETICVESIEYGFASVCINPIWVSQANVILKEARPFVCSVAGFPLGATNCMAEETARAVENGASEIDMVMPVGYLKNGDILKVAECIRGVVDAASGRPVKVIIETCLLTDDEKILACNISMDNGAAWVKTSTGFSSAGAKAEDVALMHEAVKGRIGVKASGGIRTLEEALSMINAGAGRLGCSRSIDIVEALEF; from the coding sequence TTGACCCGGGCTGAACTTGCATCAATGATCGATCACACACTGCTCAGACCAGACGCAGGTCCATTTGATATTGAGACAATCTGCGTCGAATCTATTGAATATGGTTTTGCATCAGTTTGCATCAACCCCATCTGGGTATCGCAAGCGAATGTAATCCTGAAGGAAGCCAGACCATTCGTTTGTTCCGTAGCAGGTTTTCCCCTTGGTGCAACCAATTGCATGGCTGAAGAAACTGCAAGAGCAGTTGAGAATGGAGCTTCCGAAATTGATATGGTCATGCCTGTCGGATATCTGAAGAATGGAGATATTCTGAAAGTTGCTGAGTGCATCCGGGGTGTAGTAGATGCAGCTTCCGGAAGACCGGTTAAGGTTATTATTGAAACTTGTCTGCTTACAGACGATGAAAAAATACTTGCCTGTAATATTTCTATGGATAATGGAGCAGCATGGGTAAAAACCTCTACTGGTTTTAGCAGTGCAGGGGCAAAAGCAGAGGATGTAGCACTGATGCATGAAGCTGTTAAAGGCAGGATCGGTGTAAAAGCATCAGGCGGAATCAGAACACTTGAGGAGGCCTTGTCAATGATAAATGCCGGTGCTGGAAGACTTGGATGCAGCAGGAGTATTGATATTGTTGAAGCTCTTGAATTCTGA